From Desulfatibacillum aliphaticivorans DSM 15576, the proteins below share one genomic window:
- the cysK gene encoding cysteine synthase A, with the protein MPVLKNIASAIGGTPLVKLNAITQGLEATILAKLEFFNPLGSVKDRIGEAMIRTGEKSGQITPETLIVEPTSGNTGIALAFVCAAKGQKLCLTMPDSMSMERRKLLKHLGAELVLTPGAEGMAGAIKKAEEIVKSSPNAFMPNQFANPANPAIHRETTAQEIWRDTYGKADILVAGVGTGGTITGISQAIKERNKEFRSIAVEPADSPVLSGGAKGPHKIQGIGAGFVPEILDRSMIDEVATVTNEQAFSTARLLAAKEGVLCGISSGAAVWAAMEAAKKPENKGKLIVAILPSTGERYLSTELFVD; encoded by the coding sequence ATGCCTGTTTTAAAAAATATTGCAAGCGCCATAGGCGGAACTCCTCTGGTAAAGCTAAATGCAATTACCCAGGGGCTTGAAGCGACCATTCTGGCCAAGCTGGAATTTTTCAATCCTCTGGGCAGCGTCAAAGACCGCATTGGAGAGGCCATGATCCGGACCGGTGAAAAAAGCGGTCAAATAACTCCCGAAACCTTGATCGTGGAGCCCACCAGCGGCAACACGGGCATAGCCCTGGCTTTTGTGTGCGCGGCCAAAGGCCAGAAGCTATGCCTGACCATGCCCGACTCCATGAGCATGGAACGCCGCAAGCTCCTGAAGCACCTTGGCGCGGAACTGGTGCTTACTCCCGGAGCCGAAGGCATGGCCGGCGCCATCAAAAAGGCGGAGGAAATCGTCAAGTCCTCGCCCAACGCCTTTATGCCCAACCAGTTCGCCAATCCGGCCAACCCGGCGATCCACCGGGAAACCACGGCCCAGGAAATCTGGCGGGACACTTACGGAAAGGCCGATATTCTGGTTGCGGGCGTGGGTACGGGCGGAACCATCACCGGGATCAGCCAGGCGATTAAGGAACGCAATAAGGAGTTCCGGTCCATTGCAGTGGAGCCGGCGGATTCCCCCGTGTTGTCGGGGGGCGCCAAAGGCCCTCATAAGATCCAGGGGATCGGCGCCGGATTCGTGCCCGAAATCCTGGACAGATCCATGATTGACGAGGTTGCGACCGTCACCAACGAACAGGCGTTTTCAACTGCGCGCCTGCTTGCCGCCAAAGAAGGCGTTTTATGCGGCATCTCATCCGGCGCAGCGGTGTGGGCCGCCATGGAAGCGGCGAAAAAGCCGGAGAACAAAGGCAAGTTGATTGTAGCAATTCTTCCCAGCACCGGAGAGCGTTACTTGAGTACAGAACTATTTGTCGACTGA